In Bradyrhizobium sp. 1(2017), one DNA window encodes the following:
- a CDS encoding helicase-related protein, which yields MAFSSSPFASERAPGAGVTAVLGPTNTGKTHLAIERMLAHPSGMIGLPLRLLAREVYNKIADRAGAESVALVTGEEKIKPKNPRYWVSTVEAMPRDLDVSFLAVDEVQIASDLERGHVFTDRILNRRGRDETLLLGAATMRPIIERLLPGVSMITRPRLSQLEFAGDRKITRQPRRTAIVAFSADEVYAIAELIRRQHGGAAVVLGSLSPRTRNAQVAMFQNGDVDYLVATDAVGMGLNLDVDHVAFASDRKFDGYQFRRLTPAEFAQIAGRAGRATRNGTFGTTGRCAPFEPELVNALQNHTFDPVKVLQWRNSKLDFASLGALQVSLNLAPGHEALTRAPVAEDMRVLDHAARDVEVRDIAHGKTAVERLWEACQVPDYRKLSPAAHAELVTTLYGFLMRKGCIPDSWFEAQITQADRIDGDIDTLSARIAQIRTWTFVANRPDWLKDPERWQGIAREVENKLSDALHERLTERFVDRRTSVLMRRLRENTSLNTEIGKTGEVIVEGHVIGRLDGFTFAPDAAEAGSDAKALQAAAQAVLAGEINARAEKLGNAPDEQFVLTSEGTIRWTGDAVARLSAAEEALHPRIRIISDERLTGAPRDKVQARLELWLKTHIEKLLGPMFELSKAEDVTGIARGIAYQLVEALGVLERPKIANELKDLDQPSRAVLRKYGVRFGAYHIYFPGLLKPAARALAALLWALKQDNVDLSSLSGAQHLASSGRTSFPVDKALPRDAYRVLGYKQAGERAVRVDILERLADLIRPALAWRENSPGEKPAGAFDGRSFVVTQAMTSLTGSAGEDFASVLRALGYRMDKRPPLPPKPVVAEPVATEQVVTETIAAETPPVEGSAETSTETAAEAVAGLPEEASAEAAAEAVTVEDAPGLEQQDESAQAEPALDASPEAPVTPEDAPGIAPPAEETAASPEAAGLEAAAAETVATEAAASPDAAAPEAAAAPAEPELVEVWRPGGRHEDRKPRHERHRHQRHHRPRPQAGAEAGAAASAAPGEATDGARPGERHRHGGHRRDSGKDFRKGREGGEGGERRDDRNRSFQGKDRDKDRDRNRDNKGKFGGERDKGREHRGRDRDKGRDRQGGPSLRPYASSANPRERDRPADPNSPFAKLAALKEQLSGRKE from the coding sequence ATGGCCTTCTCCTCCTCCCCCTTCGCTTCCGAGCGCGCGCCCGGCGCTGGCGTCACTGCGGTGCTCGGGCCGACCAACACCGGCAAGACCCATCTCGCCATCGAACGGATGCTCGCGCATCCCTCGGGCATGATCGGGCTGCCGCTGCGCCTGCTCGCGCGCGAGGTCTACAACAAGATCGCCGATCGCGCGGGCGCAGAGAGCGTCGCGCTCGTCACCGGCGAGGAGAAGATCAAGCCGAAGAACCCGCGCTATTGGGTTTCGACCGTCGAGGCGATGCCGCGCGACCTCGACGTCTCCTTCCTCGCCGTCGACGAGGTCCAGATCGCCTCCGATCTCGAACGCGGCCACGTCTTCACCGACCGCATCCTCAACCGCCGCGGCCGCGACGAGACGCTGCTGCTGGGCGCCGCCACGATGCGCCCGATCATCGAGCGGCTGCTGCCCGGCGTGTCCATGATCACGCGGCCGCGGCTGTCGCAGCTGGAATTCGCCGGCGACCGCAAGATCACGCGCCAGCCGCGCCGCACCGCCATCGTCGCGTTCTCGGCGGATGAAGTTTACGCCATCGCCGAGTTGATCCGCCGCCAGCATGGCGGCGCTGCTGTTGTTTTGGGCTCGCTGTCGCCGCGCACACGCAACGCGCAGGTGGCGATGTTCCAGAACGGCGACGTCGATTATCTCGTCGCCACCGACGCCGTCGGCATGGGCCTCAATCTCGACGTCGACCACGTCGCCTTCGCCTCCGACCGCAAGTTCGACGGCTACCAGTTCCGCCGCCTCACGCCGGCCGAATTCGCGCAGATCGCCGGCCGCGCCGGCCGCGCCACGCGCAACGGCACCTTCGGCACCACCGGCCGCTGCGCGCCGTTCGAGCCCGAGCTGGTCAACGCGCTGCAGAACCACACCTTCGATCCGGTGAAGGTGCTGCAATGGCGCAATTCGAAGCTGGATTTCGCCTCGCTCGGCGCGCTCCAGGTGTCGCTGAACCTCGCCCCCGGCCACGAGGCGCTGACGCGCGCGCCTGTTGCCGAGGACATGCGCGTGCTCGACCACGCCGCCCGCGACGTCGAGGTGCGCGATATCGCGCATGGCAAGACGGCGGTGGAGCGGCTCTGGGAGGCCTGCCAGGTCCCTGATTACCGAAAGCTGTCGCCGGCCGCCCATGCCGAGCTGGTGACGACGCTCTACGGCTTCCTGATGCGGAAGGGATGCATTCCCGATTCCTGGTTCGAGGCCCAGATTACCCAGGCCGACCGCATCGACGGCGACATCGACACGCTGTCGGCCCGGATCGCACAGATTCGCACCTGGACCTTCGTCGCCAACCGCCCGGACTGGCTGAAAGACCCCGAACGCTGGCAGGGGATCGCGCGGGAGGTCGAAAATAAATTATCGGATGCGCTCCATGAACGCTTGACTGAGCGTTTCGTTGATCGCCGGACCAGTGTATTGATGCGCCGCCTGCGGGAGAACACGAGCTTGAATACTGAAATCGGCAAGACCGGCGAAGTCATCGTCGAAGGCCATGTCATCGGCCGCCTCGACGGCTTCACCTTTGCACCGGATGCGGCGGAAGCCGGCTCGGATGCGAAAGCCTTGCAGGCTGCAGCGCAAGCGGTGCTCGCCGGCGAGATCAATGCGCGCGCCGAGAAGCTCGGCAATGCGCCGGACGAGCAGTTCGTGCTGACCTCGGAAGGCACCATCCGCTGGACCGGCGATGCCGTGGCGCGGCTGTCTGCCGCAGAAGAGGCGCTGCATCCGCGCATCCGCATCATCTCGGACGAGCGATTGACGGGCGCGCCGCGTGACAAGGTGCAGGCCCGGCTCGAGCTCTGGCTCAAAACGCATATCGAGAAGCTGCTCGGGCCGATGTTCGAGCTGTCCAAGGCCGAGGATGTCACCGGCATCGCCCGCGGCATCGCCTATCAGCTGGTCGAGGCGCTCGGCGTGCTCGAGCGTCCGAAGATCGCCAACGAGCTGAAGGATCTCGACCAGCCCTCGCGCGCGGTGTTGCGCAAATACGGCGTCCGCTTCGGCGCCTATCACATTTACTTCCCCGGCCTGCTCAAGCCTGCCGCGCGTGCGTTGGCGGCGCTGCTCTGGGCGCTGAAGCAGGACAATGTCGATCTGTCCTCGCTCTCGGGCGCGCAGCATCTGGCATCCTCGGGCCGCACCTCGTTCCCGGTCGACAAGGCTCTGCCGCGTGATGCCTATCGCGTGCTCGGCTACAAGCAGGCCGGCGAGCGCGCCGTGCGCGTCGACATCCTGGAGCGCCTTGCCGATCTGATCCGCCCCGCGCTGGCCTGGCGCGAGAATTCGCCCGGCGAAAAGCCCGCCGGCGCGTTCGACGGCCGCAGTTTCGTGGTGACGCAGGCGATGACCTCGCTCACGGGCTCGGCCGGCGAAGACTTCGCCTCCGTGCTGCGCGCGCTCGGCTATCGCATGGACAAGCGTCCGCCGCTGCCGCCGAAGCCTGTCGTGGCCGAGCCCGTCGCAACTGAGCAAGTCGTGACCGAGACGATCGCGGCCGAGACGCCGCCGGTTGAAGGCAGCGCGGAGACGTCGACCGAAACCGCGGCCGAGGCCGTTGCCGGCCTGCCGGAGGAGGCATCCGCGGAGGCCGCCGCCGAAGCGGTCACCGTCGAAGATGCTCCCGGCCTGGAGCAGCAGGACGAGTCAGCGCAGGCCGAGCCGGCGCTGGACGCTTCGCCCGAGGCTCCCGTCACGCCCGAAGACGCGCCCGGCATCGCGCCGCCCGCCGAGGAGACCGCTGCATCGCCGGAGGCTGCCGGCCTCGAAGCCGCTGCCGCCGAGACCGTGGCAACGGAAGCCGCCGCATCGCCCGACGCTGCCGCGCCCGAAGCTGCGGCCGCGCCCGCAGAGCCCGAGCTGGTCGAGGTCTGGCGTCCCGGCGGCCGTCACGAGGACCGCAAGCCGCGTCACGAGCGCCATCGCCACCAGCGTCACCACCGGCCGCGTCCGCAGGCCGGGGCAGAAGCCGGCGCTGCGGCGAGCGCGGCGCCCGGCGAAGCCACCGACGGCGCAAGGCCGGGCGAGCGTCATCGTCACGGCGGTCATCGCAGGGATTCCGGCAAGGACTTCCGCAAAGGGCGCGAAGGCGGTGAGGGCGGCGAGCGCCGCGACGACCGCAATCGCAGCTTCCAGGGCAAGGACCGCGACAAGGATCGCGATCGCAACCGCGACAACAAGGGCAAGTTCGGCGGCGAGCGCGACAAGGGGCGCGAGCATCGCGGCCGTGACCGCGACAAGGGCCGCGATCGCCAGGGCGGCCCGTCGCTGCGTCCCTACGCCTCGAGCGCGAACCCGCGCGAGCGCGATCGTCCCGCCGATCCGAACTCGCCCTTCGCCAAGCTCGCCGCGCTGAAGGAGCAGCTCTCCGGTCGGAAGGAGTGA
- a CDS encoding S4 domain-containing protein, with protein sequence MVKARTSAAELVVTGHVRVNGVRETSPGHAIKVGDVLTIALDRTVRVLKVIGFNERRGDAASARVLYEELGERN encoded by the coding sequence GTGGTGAAGGCGCGCACCTCGGCCGCCGAGTTGGTCGTTACCGGCCATGTCCGTGTCAATGGTGTGCGCGAGACCTCGCCGGGGCATGCGATCAAGGTCGGCGACGTCCTCACCATCGCGCTCGATCGCACCGTGCGCGTGCTGAAGGTCATCGGCTTCAACGAACGCCGCGGCGATGCAGCCTCGGCCCGTGTGCTCTATGAGGAGCTCGGCGAGCGCAATTAG
- the fdxA gene encoding ferredoxin FdxA, translated as MTYVVTENCIKCKYTDCVEVCPVDCFYEGDNMLVIHPDECIDCGVCEPECPADAIKPDTEPGLEKWLQVNADYAKSWPNITQKKESPADAKEFDGMDGKFEKYFSPNPGSGD; from the coding sequence ATGACTTACGTCGTCACTGAAAACTGCATCAAGTGCAAGTACACCGACTGCGTCGAGGTCTGCCCGGTCGACTGCTTCTATGAGGGTGACAACATGCTCGTCATCCACCCCGACGAGTGCATCGACTGCGGCGTGTGCGAGCCGGAATGCCCCGCCGACGCCATCAAGCCGGATACGGAACCGGGCCTCGAAAAGTGGCTCCAGGTCAACGCCGACTACGCCAAGAGCTGGCCGAACATCACCCAGAAGAAAGAATCACCTGCCGACGCCAAGGAATTCGACGGCATGGACGGCAAGTTCGAGAAATATTTTTCTCCAAACCCCGGCTCCGGAGACTAA
- a CDS encoding CarD family transcriptional regulator: MPNKSAKPAAKATVAKPAAAKASPAKTHAAKPAPKAPVAAAPAKAPVAAKPVVKPAAAPKVEEKKVVTQRQGFKANEFVVYPAHGVGQILAIEEQEIAGAKLELFVINFIKDKMTLRVPTAKVANVGMRKLSDPALVKKALETLKGRARVKRTMWSRRAQEYEAKINSGDIVAIAEVVRDLYRSESQPEQSYSERQLYEAALDRLSREIAVVQHSTETEAVKEIEAQLAKSPRRNAKAEAAEGDTDAEGDADDSDGDDTTVADEAA, translated from the coding sequence ATGCCTAACAAGTCTGCCAAACCGGCCGCGAAAGCGACCGTTGCCAAACCTGCTGCTGCCAAGGCTTCCCCTGCGAAGACTCACGCTGCCAAGCCCGCCCCGAAGGCTCCCGTTGCTGCTGCGCCTGCCAAGGCTCCCGTCGCTGCCAAGCCGGTCGTCAAGCCCGCTGCTGCGCCGAAGGTCGAGGAAAAGAAGGTCGTGACCCAGCGTCAGGGCTTCAAGGCCAACGAATTCGTCGTTTATCCCGCTCACGGCGTCGGCCAGATCCTGGCCATCGAGGAGCAGGAGATCGCCGGTGCCAAGCTCGAGCTGTTCGTCATCAACTTCATCAAGGACAAGATGACGCTGCGCGTTCCGACCGCCAAGGTCGCCAATGTCGGCATGCGCAAGCTGTCCGATCCGGCGCTGGTGAAGAAGGCGCTGGAGACGCTCAAGGGCCGCGCCCGCGTCAAGCGCACCATGTGGTCGCGCCGCGCCCAGGAATACGAAGCGAAGATCAATTCGGGTGACATCGTCGCGATCGCGGAAGTCGTGCGCGACCTCTACCGCTCGGAGTCGCAGCCGGAGCAGTCCTACTCCGAACGCCAGCTCTATGAAGCGGCGCTCGACCGCCTCTCCCGCGAGATCGCGGTGGTGCAGCACTCGACCGAGACCGAAGCGGTCAAGGAGATCGAGGCCCAACTCGCCAAGAGCCCGCGCCGCAACGCCAAGGCGGAAGCCGCCGAGGGCGACACGGATGCCGAGGGCGATGCCGACGACAGCGATGGCGACGACACCACCGTCGCCGACGAGGCCGCGTAA
- a CDS encoding response regulator transcription factor, which produces MTPDRSLIVVEDDAGFARTLKRSFERRGYEVVLAASIEEVRHVLEDRSFGHAVVDLKLGGASGLACVELLHTHDPDMLIVVLTGFASISTAVEAIKLGACHYLAKPSNTDDIEAAFNRAEGNAEVALDTRPTSIKTLEWERIHQTLIETDFNISEAARRLGMHRRTLARKLEKRPVK; this is translated from the coding sequence TTGACGCCTGACCGCTCGCTCATCGTCGTCGAGGACGATGCCGGCTTCGCCCGCACGCTCAAGCGCTCGTTCGAGCGCCGCGGCTACGAGGTCGTGCTGGCTGCCTCGATCGAGGAGGTGCGGCACGTGCTGGAGGATCGCTCCTTCGGCCATGCCGTGGTCGACCTCAAGCTCGGCGGCGCCTCGGGGCTCGCCTGCGTCGAGCTCCTGCACACGCATGATCCCGACATGCTGATCGTGGTGCTCACCGGCTTTGCCAGCATCTCCACCGCCGTCGAGGCCATCAAGCTGGGCGCCTGCCACTATCTGGCAAAGCCGTCGAACACCGACGATATCGAAGCCGCCTTCAACAGGGCCGAGGGCAACGCCGAGGTCGCGCTCGACACGAGGCCGACCTCGATCAAGACCCTGGAATGGGAGCGCATCCACCAGACCTTGATCGAGACTGATTTCAACATCTCTGAAGCGGCACGAAGGCTCGGGATGCACCGGCGCACGCTGGCACGGAAGCTCGAGAAGCGACCGGTGAAGTGA
- a CDS encoding ATP-binding protein: MLERSSSRPDDGKGLSQTLARDAFAVTLQSQADARGGLLGTAPTDDETNRKNMALLIQLRWTAVVGQIVTIGGVHFGLGIPLPLERMGAVIGALVLLNVSSLIWVRHRAAITNNELLVALMLDVAALTAQLYLSGGATNPFTSLFLLQVTLGAVLLDARSTWSLVALTCASFVWLTLAYRPLELPPNPLSETYTLTVAGMLLGFVLNAVLLVVFVTRINRNLRERDAHLAALRQHAAEQDHIVRMGLLASGAAHELGTPLASLSVILSDWRRMPDLAADQELAEDLAEMETSLQRCKSIVTGILVSAGEARGEGSSPTTVTAFVTALVEEWCDARSARTLYFVNTFGEDVAIVSDIALKQVIFNVLDNAYEVSRDWVELVAEREGDNLVLAISDRGPGFAPEMLAQLGKPYQSSKGRTGGGLGLFLVVNVVRKLGGGVTAENHRKRGATVRLTLPLATLAIGGNFDA; the protein is encoded by the coding sequence ATGCTGGAACGATCGTCGAGCCGACCTGACGACGGGAAGGGACTTTCCCAAACGCTTGCGCGTGACGCGTTCGCCGTCACGCTGCAATCGCAGGCCGACGCGCGCGGTGGGCTGCTCGGCACGGCTCCGACCGACGACGAGACCAACCGCAAGAACATGGCGCTGCTGATCCAGCTGCGCTGGACGGCGGTGGTCGGCCAGATCGTGACCATCGGCGGCGTGCATTTTGGCCTCGGCATTCCCCTGCCGCTGGAGCGGATGGGCGCGGTGATCGGCGCGCTGGTGCTGCTCAACGTCTCCAGCCTGATCTGGGTGCGCCATCGCGCCGCGATCACAAACAACGAGCTCCTGGTCGCCTTGATGCTCGACGTCGCCGCGCTGACCGCGCAGCTCTACCTCTCCGGCGGCGCCACCAACCCCTTCACCTCGCTGTTCCTGCTTCAGGTGACGCTCGGGGCCGTGCTGCTCGACGCGCGCTCGACCTGGTCACTGGTCGCGCTGACCTGCGCGAGTTTTGTCTGGCTGACCCTGGCGTATCGCCCGCTCGAGCTGCCGCCGAACCCGTTGAGCGAGACCTATACGCTCACCGTCGCCGGCATGCTCCTGGGCTTCGTCCTCAACGCCGTGCTGCTCGTGGTGTTCGTCACCCGCATCAACAGGAATTTGCGCGAGCGCGACGCGCACCTGGCGGCGCTGCGCCAGCATGCGGCCGAGCAGGACCACATCGTGCGCATGGGCCTGCTCGCCTCCGGCGCAGCACATGAGCTCGGCACGCCGCTGGCCTCGCTGTCGGTGATCCTCAGCGACTGGCGCCGCATGCCCGATCTCGCCGCCGATCAGGAGCTTGCCGAAGACCTCGCGGAAATGGAAACCTCGCTGCAGCGCTGCAAGTCGATCGTGACGGGCATCCTGGTATCGGCGGGCGAAGCGCGCGGCGAAGGCTCCTCGCCGACGACGGTGACGGCCTTCGTCACCGCGCTGGTGGAGGAGTGGTGCGACGCGCGCTCGGCGCGCACGCTCTACTTCGTCAACACCTTCGGCGAGGACGTCGCGATCGTCTCCGACATCGCGCTGAAGCAGGTGATCTTCAACGTGCTCGACAACGCCTACGAGGTCTCGCGCGACTGGGTCGAGCTGGTCGCCGAGCGCGAGGGCGACAATCTCGTGCTAGCGATCAGCGACCGCGGCCCGGGCTTCGCGCCGGAAATGCTGGCGCAGCTCGGAAAGCCCTATCAGTCGAGCAAGGGCCGAACCGGCGGCGGGCTAGGCCTGTTCCTGGTGGTGAACGTGGTGCGCAAGCTGGGGGGCGGCGTGACCGCCGAGAACCACAGGAAGCGCGGCGCCACCGTCCGCCTCACGCTGCCGCTCGCAACGCTGGCGATCGGAGGGAATTTTGACGCCTGA
- a CDS encoding SURF1 family protein, translating into MSEIRTGTGKAGETRGKAARTPPLWLTVLSLTAFVLLIALGVWQIERRAWKLALIDRVEQRVHAPAVPIPSPEAWPAVSTANDEYRHVSVAGHFLHDRETLVQAVTEEGPGYWVLTPLQRDDGTQILVNRGFVPSERRDASTRRGGNPDGKVEITGLLRISEPNGGFLRTNVPQHNRWYSRDVAAIAAARGLHEAAPFFVDADAGSQIAGGPIGGLTVIRFPNNHLIYALTWFALAFMLAGKLFVTFGGGLFRRKRFVHEPAGGADAAARRTGSDAGTIVEPT; encoded by the coding sequence GTGAGCGAGATCAGGACCGGGACAGGCAAGGCAGGCGAAACACGCGGCAAAGCCGCGCGGACGCCGCCCTTGTGGCTCACGGTCCTCTCGCTCACGGCCTTCGTCCTCTTGATCGCCCTCGGCGTCTGGCAGATCGAGCGCCGCGCCTGGAAGCTGGCGCTGATCGACCGCGTCGAGCAGCGCGTTCATGCGCCGGCAGTGCCGATCCCCTCGCCCGAGGCGTGGCCTGCGGTCTCGACCGCGAACGACGAATACCGGCATGTCAGCGTCGCCGGCCACTTCCTGCACGATCGCGAGACGCTGGTGCAGGCCGTCACCGAGGAAGGCCCGGGCTATTGGGTGCTGACGCCGCTTCAGCGCGACGACGGCACGCAGATCCTGGTCAATCGCGGCTTCGTGCCGTCGGAGCGGCGCGACGCATCGACGCGCCGAGGCGGCAATCCGGACGGCAAGGTGGAGATCACCGGCCTCCTTCGCATCAGCGAGCCCAATGGCGGATTCCTCCGGACCAACGTGCCGCAGCACAACCGCTGGTACTCACGGGATGTCGCCGCGATCGCGGCGGCACGCGGTCTCCACGAGGCCGCGCCCTTCTTCGTGGATGCCGATGCCGGATCACAAATTGCCGGCGGTCCGATCGGCGGATTGACCGTGATCCGCTTTCCCAATAACCACCTGATCTACGCGCTGACGTGGTTCGCCCTGGCCTTCATGCTGGCCGGTAAACTTTTCGTCACATTCGGCGGCGGGCTGTTCCGCCGCAAGCGCTTCGTCCACGAACCGGCCGGCGGCGCGGATGCTGCTGCCCGCAGGACGGGATCAGATGCTGGAACGATCGTCGAGCCGACCTGA
- the cyoD gene encoding cytochrome o ubiquinol oxidase subunit IV has product MNTDTHAAHADDHHHGDSHAHGTFSTYVLGFVLSVVLTAIPFWLVMSGTLPSKQITALVIMAFAVAQIVVHMIYFLHMNTTSENGWSMMALIFTIVMVVIALSGSLWVMNHLNTNMMPMHQMSGMK; this is encoded by the coding sequence ATGAACACCGATACTCATGCCGCCCATGCGGACGACCATCACCACGGCGACAGCCACGCTCACGGCACGTTCTCGACCTATGTGCTGGGTTTCGTACTCTCGGTCGTGCTGACCGCGATCCCGTTCTGGCTGGTGATGAGCGGGACGCTGCCGAGCAAGCAGATCACCGCGCTCGTCATCATGGCCTTCGCGGTCGCGCAGATCGTCGTGCACATGATATACTTCCTGCACATGAACACGACGTCCGAGAACGGCTGGAGCATGATGGCGCTGATCTTCACCATCGTCATGGTGGTGATCGCGCTGTCCGGCTCGCTGTGGGTGATGAACCACCTCAACACCAACATGATGCCGATGCACCAGATGAGCGGGATGAAGTGA
- the cyoC gene encoding cytochrome o ubiquinol oxidase subunit III has protein sequence MTVSVNPAQTGEPMFYLADEHPHPEGYSTSLGFWIYLMSDCLIFAILFATFGVLGGNYAAGPAPKDLFDLNLVAVNTSMLLLSSITYGFAMLTMQQNKVAQTQMWLAITGLFGLAFIGIELTEFAHMIHEGATPQRSAFLSAFFTLVGTHGLHVSCGLIWLVTLMVQVQKFGLIEANRRRLMCLSMFWHFLDVVWIGVFTFVYLLGVLR, from the coding sequence ATGACTGTTTCCGTCAATCCCGCGCAAACCGGCGAGCCGATGTTCTACCTCGCCGACGAGCATCCGCATCCGGAAGGCTACAGCACCTCGCTCGGCTTCTGGATCTACCTGATGAGCGACTGCCTCATCTTCGCGATCCTGTTCGCCACCTTCGGCGTGCTCGGCGGCAACTACGCCGCCGGCCCCGCGCCAAAGGACCTGTTCGACCTGAACCTGGTCGCGGTGAACACCTCGATGCTGCTGCTGTCGTCGATCACCTACGGCTTTGCGATGCTCACGATGCAGCAGAACAAGGTCGCGCAGACGCAGATGTGGCTGGCGATCACCGGCCTGTTCGGCCTCGCCTTCATCGGCATCGAGCTCACTGAGTTCGCCCACATGATCCATGAAGGTGCCACGCCCCAGCGCAGCGCCTTCCTGTCGGCGTTCTTCACCCTGGTCGGCACCCACGGCCTGCACGTCTCCTGCGGCCTGATCTGGCTGGTGACCCTGATGGTGCAGGTCCAGAAGTTCGGCCTGATCGAGGCCAACCGCCGCCGTTTGATGTGCCTGTCGATGTTCTGGCACTTCCTCGACGTGGTCTGGATCGGCGTCTTCACCTTCGTCTATCTCCTGGGAGTTCTGCGATGA
- the cyoB gene encoding cytochrome o ubiquinol oxidase subunit I: MSPDLLKLIFGRLGFESLPLHEPIVVGTFAVVALGGAALLGGLTYFRLWGYLWREWFTTVDHKRIGIMYMILGIVMLLRGFADALMMRGQQMLAFNGSEGYLNAHHYDQVFTAHGVIMIFFVAMPLVTGLMNYVVPLQIGARDVSFPFLNNFSFWMTVGGAVLVMASLFIGEFARTGWLAYPPLSNIGYSPDVGVDYYIWALQVAGVGTTLSGINLICTIVKLRCPGMTMMKMPVFTWTSLCTNILIVASFPVLTVVLALLSLDRYVGTNFFTNDFGGSPMMYVNLIWIWGHPEVYILVLPAFGIFSEVTSTFSGKRLFGYTSMVYATVVITILSYLVWLHHFFTMGSGASVNSFFGITTMIISIPTGAKMFNWLFTMYRGRIRYELPMMWTIAFMLTFVVGGMTGVLLAVPPADFVLHNSLFLIAHFHNVIIGGVVFGAFAGINYWFPKAFGFKLDPFWGKMSFWFWVTGFYLAFMPLYVLGLMGVTRRLRVFDDPSLQIWFVIAAIGAVFVFIGILSMLMQFAVSLLKREQLKDVTGDPWDGRTLEWATSSPPPDYNFAFTPVVHDNDAWWDMKKRGYQRPLTGFRPIHMPSSTGTGVILAGLATAMGFGLIWYIWWLAAVSFIAMLVVGIGHTFNYHRDFDIPAEDVIRTEDARTKLLAGAK, from the coding sequence ATGTCTCCTGATCTTCTCAAGCTCATCTTCGGCCGGCTCGGCTTCGAATCGCTGCCGCTGCACGAGCCGATCGTCGTCGGCACCTTCGCGGTGGTGGCGCTGGGTGGCGCCGCACTGCTCGGCGGCCTCACCTATTTCCGCCTCTGGGGCTATCTCTGGCGCGAATGGTTCACCACCGTGGACCACAAGCGCATCGGCATCATGTACATGATCCTCGGCATCGTGATGCTGCTGCGCGGCTTCGCCGACGCGCTGATGATGCGCGGCCAGCAGATGCTCGCCTTCAACGGCTCCGAAGGCTATCTCAACGCCCATCACTACGACCAGGTCTTCACCGCGCACGGCGTGATCATGATCTTCTTCGTGGCGATGCCGCTGGTCACGGGCCTGATGAACTACGTCGTGCCGCTCCAGATCGGCGCCCGCGACGTCTCGTTCCCGTTCCTGAACAATTTCAGCTTCTGGATGACGGTCGGCGGCGCAGTGCTGGTGATGGCTTCGCTCTTCATCGGCGAGTTTGCGCGCACCGGCTGGCTGGCTTATCCGCCGCTGTCGAACATCGGCTACAGTCCCGACGTCGGCGTCGATTATTACATATGGGCGCTACAGGTCGCCGGCGTCGGCACGACCTTGTCCGGCATCAACCTGATCTGCACCATCGTCAAGCTGCGGTGCCCCGGCATGACCATGATGAAGATGCCGGTGTTCACCTGGACCTCGCTCTGCACCAACATCCTGATCGTCGCCTCGTTCCCCGTCCTGACCGTCGTGCTCGCGCTGCTGTCGCTCGACCGCTATGTCGGCACCAACTTCTTCACGAACGATTTCGGCGGCAGCCCGATGATGTACGTGAACCTGATCTGGATCTGGGGCCACCCTGAAGTCTACATCCTGGTTCTTCCGGCCTTCGGCATCTTCTCGGAGGTCACCTCGACTTTCTCCGGCAAGCGGCTGTTCGGCTATACCTCGATGGTCTACGCCACCGTGGTGATCACCATCCTGTCCTACCTGGTCTGGCTGCATCACTTCTTCACGATGGGTTCGGGCGCCAGCGTCAACTCGTTCTTCGGCATCACCACGATGATCATCTCGATCCCAACGGGCGCGAAGATGTTCAACTGGCTGTTCACGATGTATCGCGGCCGCATCCGCTACGAACTGCCGATGATGTGGACCATCGCCTTCATGCTGACCTTCGTGGTCGGCGGCATGACCGGCGTGCTGCTCGCGGTGCCGCCGGCCGACTTCGTGCTGCACAACAGCCTGTTCCTGATCGCACACTTCCACAACGTGATCATCGGCGGCGTGGTGTTCGGCGCCTTCGCCGGCATCAACTACTGGTTCCCGAAGGCGTTCGGCTTCAAGCTGGATCCGTTCTGGGGCAAGATGTCGTTCTGGTTCTGGGTCACCGGCTTCTACCTCGCCTTCATGCCGCTCTACGTGCTCGGCCTGATGGGCGTGACCCGTCGCCTGCGCGTGTTTGACGATCCGTCCTTGCAGATCTGGTTCGTCATCGCCGCGATCGGAGCCGTCTTCGTCTTCATCGGCATCCTCTCGATGCTGATGCAGTTCGCGGTCAGCCTCCTCAAGCGCGAGCAGCTCAAGGACGTCACCGGCGATCCCTGGGATGGACGCACGCTGGAATGGGCGACCTCCTCGCCGCCGCCGGACTACAACTTCGCCTTCACCCCCGTCGTCCACGACAATGACGCGTGGTGGGACATGAAGAAGCGCGGCTACCAGCGGCCGCTCACCGGGTTCAGGCCGATCCACATGCCCAGCAGCACCGGCACCGGCGTCATCCTCGCCGGCCTCGCCACCGCGATGGGATTCGGCCTGATCTGGTACATCTGGTGGCTGGCCGCCGTGAGCTTCATCGCGATGCTCGTCGTCGGTATCGGCCACACCTTCAACTATCACCGCGACTTCGACATTCCGGCTGAAGACGTCATCCGGACCGAGGACGCGCGCACCAAGCTGCTCGCCGGAGCCAAGTAA